In a genomic window of Cryptosporangium aurantiacum:
- a CDS encoding VOC family protein, with product MDDTGQPNAHPRRGTIQRLDNIAIVVDDLAAAKAFFVELGLELEGEATVEGAAVDRLVGLEGVRSDIAMMRTPDGHGRLELTKYHSPTSRVADPLAPANTLGNHRVMFAVKDIDDIVDRLRPHGAELLGELVQYENSYRLCYLRGPAGILVALAEETK from the coding sequence ATGGATGACACCGGCCAGCCGAACGCCCACCCGAGGCGCGGGACGATCCAGCGGTTGGACAACATCGCGATCGTCGTCGACGACCTCGCGGCCGCGAAAGCCTTCTTCGTCGAACTCGGGCTGGAGCTGGAAGGCGAGGCGACGGTCGAGGGCGCCGCGGTAGATCGCCTGGTCGGTCTCGAGGGAGTCCGATCGGACATCGCGATGATGCGCACCCCGGACGGCCACGGGCGGCTCGAGCTGACCAAGTACCACTCGCCGACGAGCCGAGTCGCTGACCCGCTCGCTCCGGCGAACACGCTGGGCAACCATCGCGTCATGTTCGCCGTCAAAGACATCGACGACATCGTCGATCGCTTGCGGCCACACGGCGCCGAACTCCTCGGCGAGCTGGTGCAGTACGAGAACAGCTACCGGCTCTGCTACCTCCGCGGCCCCGCAGGCATCCTCGTCGCGCTGGCCGAGGAGACCAAGTGA
- a CDS encoding class I SAM-dependent methyltransferase codes for MREGPAWTRGPERDFEIVTLPERDCDLLRDLLIADRAQTVVEVGLAYGSSALAIAEALLVVASPQPRHIVIDPFQQQAFSDVGWNLLRSAGADSITSLLTVPSSVALPQLLTDGVLADAAFVDGSHRFHEVVVDLYFLRKIVRPGGLIVLDDDWTPSVRAAVRYYERNLGWAEVPGAFDSGTHRFIGDDPAGETVPRCRAMRLPDPSFEPPFEQFQPF; via the coding sequence GTGCGTGAGGGTCCGGCGTGGACGCGGGGCCCGGAACGAGATTTTGAGATCGTCACGCTGCCTGAGCGAGACTGTGACCTGCTCCGCGACCTTCTGATCGCCGACCGGGCACAGACGGTCGTTGAGGTTGGGCTCGCCTACGGCAGTTCCGCTCTCGCGATTGCCGAAGCCCTCCTGGTCGTCGCGTCCCCGCAGCCCCGGCACATCGTCATCGATCCGTTCCAACAACAGGCGTTCTCCGACGTCGGATGGAACCTGCTGCGCTCGGCCGGAGCAGACTCGATCACCAGCCTGCTGACGGTCCCTTCCTCGGTCGCCCTGCCGCAACTACTCACCGACGGCGTTCTGGCCGACGCCGCGTTCGTCGACGGCAGTCACCGATTCCACGAGGTGGTCGTCGACCTCTACTTCCTCCGGAAGATCGTCCGGCCGGGTGGCCTGATCGTTCTGGACGATGATTGGACGCCGTCGGTGCGGGCCGCGGTGCGCTACTACGAGCGGAATCTCGGCTGGGCGGAGGTCCCCGGCGCCTTCGACAGCGGCACCCACCGGTTCATCGGTGACGACCCGGCTGGTGAGACCGTGCCCCGCTGCCGGGCCATGAGACTGCCCGATCCGTCGTTCGAGCCGCCCTTCGAACAGTTTCAGCCGTTCTAA
- a CDS encoding LLM class flavin-dependent oxidoreductase: MSEPSMILGAMIFYPGGEHLASWRLPGAQPERYLDVGYYRDFARTAERGGFATLFIADELYVWDRFASGIDHVVNIRTEPFTLLGALSQVSEQIGLAATVSTTYNEPYHVARKLASLDFLSSGRAGWNVVTSASDEEAWNFGRDANLDHAVRYRRAAEFIDVVNGLWDSWDDDAFRYDKESGYFADASKLHRLDHRGEFFTVRGPLNIARPPQGRPVLFQAGASEAGRALAGATAEAVFTLDGGGIRGAQALYDDYKRRAAANGRNPDHLKVLPALSPIVGETQREADEYLDLIESLTPDRLSLDWLSHYLHFDVSSHPMDEKFQPDLSVPTNQVKSVYEQIRRVVGEGTFTLREVNRAMLRRRFLAGTPDRIADWMTERFTGGAADGFMLAFSSIPVGVEQFVELVVPELRKRGVYTGEYRGATHRENLGLPEPSSRYA; this comes from the coding sequence ATGAGCGAGCCGTCGATGATCCTTGGCGCGATGATCTTCTATCCGGGCGGCGAGCACCTCGCCAGCTGGCGGTTACCCGGCGCGCAGCCCGAGCGGTACCTCGACGTCGGCTACTACCGGGACTTCGCCCGGACCGCCGAGCGCGGCGGCTTCGCGACGCTGTTCATCGCCGACGAGCTGTACGTCTGGGACCGGTTTGCCTCCGGCATCGACCACGTCGTCAACATCCGCACCGAGCCGTTCACGCTCCTCGGCGCGTTGTCCCAGGTCTCCGAGCAGATCGGCCTCGCGGCCACGGTCTCGACCACGTACAACGAGCCCTACCACGTCGCCCGCAAGCTCGCGTCGCTGGACTTCCTGAGCAGCGGTCGCGCGGGCTGGAACGTCGTCACCAGCGCGAGCGACGAGGAAGCCTGGAACTTCGGCCGGGACGCGAACCTCGACCACGCGGTCCGGTACCGGCGGGCGGCGGAGTTCATCGACGTCGTCAACGGGCTGTGGGACAGCTGGGACGACGACGCGTTCCGCTACGACAAAGAGTCGGGCTACTTCGCCGACGCCAGCAAGCTGCACCGCCTCGACCACCGCGGCGAGTTCTTCACCGTCCGCGGTCCGCTGAACATCGCCCGCCCACCGCAGGGGCGTCCGGTGTTGTTCCAGGCCGGGGCGTCCGAGGCGGGTCGGGCGTTGGCGGGAGCGACCGCGGAGGCGGTCTTCACGCTCGACGGCGGCGGGATCCGCGGCGCGCAGGCGCTCTACGACGACTACAAACGCCGGGCCGCGGCCAACGGCCGCAACCCCGATCACCTCAAGGTCCTGCCCGCGCTCTCCCCGATCGTCGGTGAGACGCAACGCGAGGCGGACGAGTACCTCGATCTCATCGAGTCGCTGACCCCGGACCGGTTGTCGCTGGACTGGCTCTCGCACTACCTGCACTTCGACGTGAGCAGCCATCCGATGGACGAGAAGTTCCAGCCGGACCTCTCGGTGCCGACCAACCAGGTCAAGTCGGTGTACGAGCAGATCCGGCGGGTCGTGGGGGAGGGCACGTTCACGCTGCGCGAGGTCAACCGGGCGATGCTGCGGCGGCGGTTCCTCGCGGGCACCCCGGACCGGATCGCCGACTGGATGACCGAGCGGTTCACCGGCGGTGCCGCCGACGGGTTCATGCTCGCGTTCTCGTCGATCCCGGTCGGCGTCGAGCAGTTCGTCGAGCTGGTCGTACCGGAGCTGCGGAAACGTGGCGTCTACACCGGTGAGTACCGGGGCGCCACCCACCGCGAGAACCTCGGCCTCCCGGAGCCCTCCAGCCGCTACGCCTGA
- a CDS encoding SUKH-4 family immunity protein gives MLALLGAPLSSVIVPQAQVQFDAVVEHWHLPEPDRSALRQWGLPDGPLLRPTLQPASRPTLKPTVAGEPERRLISADAQLYLLGVYGADFNPDLTIRVGAIAGTGRVMGIRARPLTTDDVHEQLRPHHPDLYRPAVCYFNASVAAFVEVAWRWYAAVELLRANPAPDYTEPFEAHEQHHAEVERSCATFLARMTSLDPTLDDRDLDSVWVEAILDDL, from the coding sequence ATGCTGGCCCTCCTCGGCGCGCCGCTGTCTTCGGTGATCGTGCCGCAGGCGCAGGTTCAGTTCGATGCGGTCGTCGAGCACTGGCACCTGCCCGAACCGGACCGTTCGGCGCTGCGGCAGTGGGGACTGCCCGACGGGCCACTACTGCGCCCCACGCTCCAACCCGCCTCGCGTCCTACGCTGAAACCCACTGTTGCCGGTGAGCCAGAACGCCGGCTGATCTCGGCAGACGCACAGCTGTACTTGTTGGGCGTCTACGGCGCCGACTTCAATCCGGACCTCACGATTCGAGTCGGGGCGATCGCCGGCACCGGACGGGTCATGGGGATCCGCGCGCGCCCGTTGACCACCGATGACGTCCACGAACAGCTGCGCCCTCACCATCCGGATCTCTACCGCCCGGCGGTCTGCTATTTCAACGCGTCGGTGGCGGCGTTCGTAGAGGTCGCCTGGCGCTGGTACGCGGCCGTCGAACTGCTCAGGGCGAATCCCGCACCCGATTACACGGAGCCGTTCGAGGCCCACGAACAGCACCACGCCGAAGTGGAACGATCGTGCGCGACGTTCCTCGCCAGAATGACGTCGCTCGACCCCACGCTGGACGATCGCGATCTCGACTCCGTGTGGGTGGAGGCCATCCTCGACGACCTCTGA
- a CDS encoding DUF427 domain-containing protein translates to MAERLVLKPGPDHPITVTPSTDRVVVTVAGKVVADSRNALALQEASYPPVLYVPLADVDQSLLERSATESYCPYKGDASYYSIPAGGDKAVDAIWEYRAPHQPVAEIKDHVAFYPDRVDSISVDA, encoded by the coding sequence ATGGCCGAGAGACTGGTACTCAAGCCCGGCCCCGATCACCCGATCACGGTCACCCCGAGCACCGACCGGGTCGTCGTCACGGTGGCCGGAAAGGTCGTCGCGGACAGCCGGAACGCGCTGGCGCTGCAGGAGGCGTCCTACCCGCCGGTGCTCTACGTCCCGCTGGCCGACGTCGACCAGTCCCTGCTCGAGCGCAGCGCGACCGAGAGCTACTGCCCGTACAAGGGCGACGCGTCGTACTACTCGATCCCGGCCGGCGGTGACAAGGCCGTCGACGCGATCTGGGAGTACCGCGCGCCGCACCAGCCGGTCGCCGAGATCAAGGACCACGTCGCGTTCTATCCCGACCGGGTCGACTCGATCTCGGTCGACGCCTAG
- a CDS encoding glycosyltransferase 87 family protein — protein MTLQRLRSVPPAEWAVLAALVVLAVAARFVGRNYVTADMQVFFDWYAHLQEHGWDSAVGNYNAPFLYLLMLAGWLPGELLFNLKAIFVVFDVVLAWFVYRIVALKYTGWRIPAAAALITVFLPTVVVNASMYGQCDSIWASFCVGALYFFLRDRPWLAVSFCALAYAFKPLGIFIFPVLALLLLGGLVRWRTLLIAPVVYVAVDVPIMLIGRDPIEVLTLYFHQLDDPKRLVRGGPTIYQFFDVRVGAVEMAAIGTLLAAAAVLGICWVLTATRTELDRTRIVTAAACFGILVPFLQPRMHERYFYLADVLTLILAFYVPRRWYLPLLVQVASFLSYLPFMLRGGPPGTYVDRKVLSALMLVALVIAGYELLRDVRGSRLTDDPVTDDEPGTESGAPEPRRGDEEPEPGRATPSALLAT, from the coding sequence ATGACACTTCAACGCCTGCGTTCGGTGCCCCCCGCGGAGTGGGCGGTGCTCGCCGCGCTGGTGGTCCTCGCGGTAGCGGCCCGATTCGTCGGGCGGAACTACGTCACCGCCGACATGCAGGTCTTCTTCGACTGGTACGCCCACTTACAAGAACACGGCTGGGACTCGGCGGTCGGCAACTACAACGCGCCGTTCCTCTACCTGCTCATGCTGGCCGGTTGGCTGCCCGGTGAGCTGCTGTTCAACCTCAAGGCGATCTTCGTCGTGTTCGACGTGGTGCTCGCCTGGTTCGTCTACCGGATCGTGGCGCTCAAGTACACCGGCTGGCGGATCCCGGCGGCGGCCGCGCTGATCACGGTGTTCCTGCCGACCGTGGTCGTGAACGCGTCGATGTACGGCCAGTGCGACTCGATCTGGGCCTCGTTCTGCGTCGGCGCGCTCTACTTCTTCTTGCGTGACCGGCCGTGGCTCGCGGTCTCGTTCTGCGCGCTGGCCTACGCGTTCAAGCCGCTGGGCATCTTCATCTTCCCGGTGCTGGCGCTGCTGCTGCTGGGCGGCCTGGTGCGCTGGCGGACGTTGCTCATCGCGCCGGTCGTCTACGTGGCGGTCGACGTCCCGATCATGCTGATCGGGCGGGACCCGATCGAGGTGCTGACGCTCTACTTCCACCAGCTCGACGACCCGAAGCGCCTGGTCCGCGGCGGACCCACGATCTACCAGTTCTTCGACGTGCGGGTCGGCGCCGTGGAGATGGCCGCGATCGGGACGCTGCTCGCCGCCGCGGCGGTGCTCGGCATCTGCTGGGTGCTCACCGCGACGCGCACCGAACTGGACCGGACGCGGATCGTCACCGCGGCTGCCTGTTTCGGGATCCTGGTGCCGTTCCTCCAGCCCCGGATGCACGAGCGTTACTTCTACCTCGCCGACGTGCTGACGCTGATCCTCGCGTTCTACGTGCCGCGCCGCTGGTACCTGCCGCTTCTCGTCCAAGTGGCGTCGTTCTTGTCGTATTTGCCGTTCATGCTGCGGGGTGGGCCGCCGGGGACGTACGTCGACCGGAAGGTGCTGTCCGCGCTGATGCTCGTCGCGCTGGTGATCGCCGGCTACGAGCTGCTGCGCGACGTCCGCGGCAGCCGCCTGACCGACGACCCGGTCACCGACGACGAGCCCGGCACCGAATCCGGTGCTCCGGAGCCGCGGCGCGGCGACGAGGAACCCGAGCCCGGCCGCGCGACGCCGTCGGCGCTCCTGGCGACCTAG
- a CDS encoding DUF72 domain-containing protein — translation MRLAVGCAMWTHKAWQGRFLPHPLPAGERLRAYAGWCDAVEGNTTFYATPTRETVATWAAQTGPDFRFVVKFPKAVTHERRFTGVEQEVRAFLDAVEPLGPRADALWVQLPGSFGPADVPLLANFLRRLPGSFRYAVEVRHPAFFDDARATAELEDVLTRAGAEWVPFDTTAFFRSAPTSDAERDAWTKKPRVARRAVALTDRPIVRYLGRDEVARTVEGWQPWVETVVEWLREGRSPTVFVHTPDNADAPALARRFHDEVRARVPALDPLPDPAPVEPLTLF, via the coding sequence GTGCGTCTTGCCGTGGGCTGCGCGATGTGGACGCACAAGGCCTGGCAGGGACGGTTCCTGCCGCATCCGCTGCCGGCCGGGGAGCGTCTGCGGGCCTACGCGGGGTGGTGCGACGCGGTCGAGGGCAACACGACGTTCTACGCGACGCCGACCCGTGAGACGGTGGCCACCTGGGCCGCGCAGACCGGCCCCGACTTCCGGTTCGTCGTGAAGTTCCCGAAGGCCGTGACGCACGAGCGTCGTTTCACCGGCGTCGAGCAGGAGGTTCGGGCGTTCCTCGACGCGGTCGAGCCGCTCGGCCCGCGCGCCGACGCGCTGTGGGTGCAGTTGCCGGGGTCGTTCGGCCCCGCCGACGTGCCGCTGCTCGCGAACTTCCTCCGGCGGCTGCCCGGATCCTTCCGGTACGCGGTCGAGGTGCGGCACCCGGCGTTTTTCGACGACGCCCGTGCGACCGCGGAGCTGGAGGACGTGCTGACGCGCGCCGGCGCCGAATGGGTGCCGTTCGACACCACGGCGTTCTTCCGGTCCGCACCGACGAGCGACGCCGAGCGCGACGCGTGGACGAAGAAGCCGCGGGTGGCCCGGCGCGCGGTCGCGCTCACCGACCGGCCGATCGTCCGGTACCTCGGACGCGACGAGGTCGCGCGGACCGTCGAGGGCTGGCAGCCGTGGGTCGAGACCGTCGTCGAGTGGCTCCGCGAGGGCCGCTCGCCGACGGTCTTCGTCCACACGCCCGACAACGCGGACGCCCCGGCGCTCGCCCGCCGCTTCCACGACGAGGTCCGGGCTCGCGTGCCTGCGCTGGACCCGCTCCCGGACCCCGCCCCGGTCGAACCGCTGACCCTGTTCTAG
- a CDS encoding HNH endonuclease: GSGSGRGPRVWVPGSRWVPGPGDGGRTDLGDTLPLEAIDRIACDAAINRIILGPDDVPIAVGRRTRLVPPTMRRGLVVRDQGCRFHYCTRPPHWTQAHHIIPWTHGGPTDMNNLILLCGFHHHRVHDEGWTLQLDGQELTIRRPDGTILDPPD, from the coding sequence CCGGCAGCGGCTCCGGCCGTGGTCCCCGGGTCTGGGTTCCCGGTAGCCGCTGGGTCCCCGGACCCGGCGACGGCGGACGCACCGACCTCGGCGACACCCTCCCCCTCGAAGCCATCGACCGCATCGCCTGCGACGCCGCGATCAACCGCATCATCCTCGGACCCGACGACGTCCCCATCGCCGTCGGACGCCGCACCCGCCTCGTCCCACCCACCATGCGCCGCGGCCTGGTCGTAAGGGACCAGGGCTGCCGATTCCACTACTGCACCCGCCCACCCCACTGGACCCAAGCCCACCACATCATCCCCTGGACCCACGGCGGACCAACCGACATGAACAACCTCATCCTCCTATGCGGTTTCCATCACCACCGCGTCCACGACGAAGGCTGGACCCTCCAACTCGACGGACAAGAACTCACCATCCGCCGACCCGACGGCACCATCCTCGACCCACCCGACTAG